Proteins found in one Hyalangium gracile genomic segment:
- the rho gene encoding transcription termination factor Rho, which yields MRKARSTKEKVDSDLPAEEERPKRARKTAKSTDREEPERPARRRTSSRRTEEEEAPEAEATEEAAEAPRPVLTPMPRPVRDEEFQEARAVAAAEPAAAPAAPEASEMPAVTEVTRDGAPMQVIKLNDLKRMKITELAKMAHDFNIEGYQGLKKQDLIFALLSGIADKRFEVHAEGVLELLSDGFGFLRSADSDYQPSPDDIYVSPSQVRRFNLRPGDTVTGPIRQPREGERFFALQKVDRVNFVDPLSEAARERILFDNLTPLYPTRKLKLEHEGSEMTTRIIDLFCPIGLGQRCLIVAPPKAGKTVLLQNIAHAIAKNHPDVYLMVLLVDERPEEVTDMERSVRGEVVSSTFDEPATRHVQVAEMVIDKAKRLVEQKYDVCILLDSITRLARAYNTVVPASGKILSGGVDANALHKPKRFFGAARNIEEGGSLTIIGTALIDTGSRMDEVIFEEFKGTGNSEIVLDRKLFEKRIFPCLDINKSGTRKEELLLTQADLIRITALRQVLHPFTPIDAMEFVLKHMRPTPSNTDFLGSMNR from the coding sequence ATGCGCAAAGCACGTTCCACCAAAGAGAAGGTTGACTCCGATCTGCCCGCCGAAGAGGAGCGCCCCAAGCGCGCCCGCAAGACGGCCAAGTCCACCGATCGAGAGGAGCCCGAGCGCCCCGCGCGTCGCCGCACCTCCTCCCGCCGCACCGAGGAGGAAGAGGCTCCCGAGGCCGAGGCCACCGAGGAGGCCGCCGAGGCTCCCCGTCCCGTGCTGACTCCCATGCCGCGCCCCGTGCGCGATGAGGAGTTCCAGGAGGCTCGCGCCGTCGCCGCCGCCGAGCCCGCCGCCGCTCCCGCCGCTCCCGAGGCCTCGGAGATGCCCGCCGTCACCGAGGTGACTCGCGATGGCGCCCCGATGCAGGTCATCAAGCTCAATGACCTGAAGCGGATGAAGATCACCGAGCTGGCGAAGATGGCCCACGACTTCAACATCGAGGGCTACCAGGGCCTGAAGAAGCAGGACCTCATCTTCGCGCTGCTCTCCGGCATCGCCGACAAGCGCTTCGAGGTCCACGCCGAGGGCGTGCTCGAGCTGCTCAGCGACGGCTTCGGCTTCCTGCGCAGCGCCGACAGCGACTACCAGCCCAGCCCGGACGACATCTACGTCTCTCCGTCGCAGGTGCGCCGCTTCAACCTGCGGCCCGGCGACACCGTCACCGGCCCCATCCGCCAGCCCCGCGAGGGCGAGCGCTTCTTCGCGCTGCAGAAGGTGGACCGCGTCAACTTCGTGGACCCGCTGTCCGAGGCGGCCCGCGAGCGCATCCTCTTCGACAACCTCACGCCGCTCTACCCCACGCGCAAGCTGAAGCTGGAGCACGAGGGGTCGGAGATGACGACGCGCATCATCGACCTGTTCTGCCCCATCGGCCTGGGCCAGCGCTGCCTCATCGTCGCGCCGCCGAAGGCCGGTAAGACGGTGCTCCTGCAGAACATCGCGCACGCCATCGCCAAGAACCACCCGGACGTCTACCTCATGGTGCTGCTGGTGGACGAGCGCCCGGAGGAAGTCACCGACATGGAGCGCAGCGTGCGCGGCGAGGTGGTCTCCTCCACCTTCGACGAGCCCGCCACGCGCCACGTGCAGGTGGCCGAGATGGTCATCGACAAGGCCAAGCGCCTGGTCGAGCAGAAGTACGACGTGTGCATCCTGCTGGACTCCATCACCCGCCTGGCGCGCGCCTACAACACGGTGGTGCCCGCCTCCGGGAAGATCCTCTCCGGTGGTGTGGACGCCAACGCGCTTCACAAGCCCAAGCGCTTCTTCGGCGCCGCGCGCAACATCGAGGAGGGTGGCAGCCTCACCATCATCGGCACCGCGCTCATCGACACCGGCAGCCGCATGGACGAGGTCATCTTCGAGGAGTTCAAGGGCACCGGTAACTCGGAAATCGTCCTGGACCGCAAGCTCTTCGAGAAGCGCATCTTCCCGTGCCTCGACATCAACAAGTCCGGCACGCGCAAGGAGGAGCTGCTGCTCACCCAGGCCGACCTCATCCGCATAACGGCCCTGCGGCAGGTGCTCCACCCGTTCACGCCGATCGACGCGATGGAGTTCGTGCTCAAGCACATGCGCCCCACGCCGTCGAACACCGACTTCCTCGGCTCGATGAACCGCTGA
- a CDS encoding AI-2E family transporter — MLPPLDATAPTERRKRLIILACLWGAIALVLIAFRSVVMPFAGAALIAYLVQPFVGRITRVRVAGRQIPRWVAILLIYALFFVGVYLFFIALVPQLYRELARISRDGLAFVNSLTPEYLQSLAHRAEEWLSSYGIPIELSNRGVEGAGEGAGASLSFGVDMAQLLKDSAARLAVLVQENLGNIVGVSRAIIGGVLAGIFSLFFILMVAAFFSIDAQAIRHYFGTLIPPEYSTDARVLLERIDRSLSGVVRGQVTICLVNGTLTAIGLLLFGVKFAFLLATIATFFSLIPIFGTIISSVPIVLIALADGFQKGVLILAWIIGIHALEAYFLNPKIMGQAARIHPVIVAFSLIAGERLYGLVGALFAVPIAALFVACFDFARLKAQPSLAESAVPAESPAPAVLPAPPPAP; from the coding sequence ATGCTGCCGCCTCTTGATGCCACCGCCCCCACCGAGCGCCGGAAGCGGCTCATCATCCTCGCCTGCCTGTGGGGAGCCATCGCGCTGGTGCTCATCGCCTTCCGCTCGGTGGTGATGCCCTTTGCCGGCGCGGCGCTCATCGCCTATCTCGTCCAGCCGTTCGTGGGGCGCATCACCCGCGTGCGGGTGGCGGGGCGGCAGATCCCTCGCTGGGTGGCCATCCTGCTCATCTACGCCCTGTTCTTCGTGGGCGTGTACCTCTTCTTCATCGCGCTGGTGCCGCAGCTCTACCGCGAGCTGGCGCGCATCAGCCGGGACGGGCTGGCCTTCGTCAACTCGCTCACCCCGGAGTACCTGCAGTCGCTGGCGCACCGGGCCGAGGAGTGGCTGAGCAGCTACGGCATCCCCATCGAGCTCTCGAACCGGGGGGTAGAGGGAGCGGGCGAGGGGGCCGGGGCCTCGCTCAGCTTCGGGGTGGACATGGCGCAGCTGCTCAAGGACAGCGCGGCGCGGCTGGCGGTGCTGGTGCAGGAGAACCTGGGCAACATCGTCGGCGTGTCGCGCGCCATCATCGGTGGGGTGCTGGCCGGCATCTTCAGCCTGTTCTTCATCCTCATGGTGGCCGCGTTCTTCTCCATCGACGCGCAGGCCATCCGGCACTACTTCGGCACCCTCATCCCGCCCGAGTACTCCACCGACGCGCGCGTGCTGCTGGAGCGCATCGATCGCTCGCTGTCCGGCGTGGTGCGCGGCCAGGTGACGATCTGCCTGGTGAACGGGACGCTCACGGCCATCGGCCTGCTGCTGTTCGGGGTGAAGTTCGCCTTCCTGCTGGCCACCATCGCCACCTTCTTCAGCCTCATCCCCATCTTCGGCACCATCATCAGCTCGGTGCCCATCGTGCTCATCGCGCTGGCGGACGGCTTCCAGAAGGGCGTGCTCATCCTGGCGTGGATCATCGGCATCCACGCGCTGGAGGCGTACTTCCTCAACCCGAAGATCATGGGGCAGGCGGCGCGCATCCACCCGGTCATCGTGGCCTTCAGCCTGATCGCCGGGGAGCGCCTCTACGGGCTGGTGGGCGCCCTGTTCGCGGTGCCCATCGCGGCCCTCTTCGTGGCGTGCTTCGACTTCGCGCGCCTCAAGGCCCAGCCGTCGCTGGCAGAGAGCGCCGTGCCGGCGGAGAGCCCCGCGCCCGCCGTGCTGCCCGCCCCGCCGCCGGCGCCCTGA
- a CDS encoding glutamine amidotransferase: MKNVLLLKAGEAAASVRLSVGDYDRWFLQTLGLSGYRFDILHAHQGAKLPGDATGYDAVMMTGSPLSVTRLEPWMERAAALMVDAAERNIPVLGVCFGHQLLAHAYGGCVVRNPLGREIGTVQVELTPSGQADPLFQGMPSSVAVQATHEDIVPEPPEGTVVLAGNANTAVQALAFRPCSRGVQFHPEVQPDAMRALIQARAERLEAEATARGVPPGERVPRLLAGITPTPYGRQILVNFLEYFT; the protein is encoded by the coding sequence ATGAAGAACGTTCTGTTGCTGAAAGCAGGGGAGGCCGCGGCCTCGGTGCGCCTCTCGGTGGGCGACTATGACCGGTGGTTTCTACAGACCCTGGGACTGTCCGGTTATCGATTCGACATCCTCCATGCGCATCAAGGCGCGAAGCTGCCAGGGGACGCGACGGGCTATGACGCGGTGATGATGACGGGCTCACCGCTGTCGGTGACGCGACTGGAGCCATGGATGGAGCGCGCGGCGGCACTCATGGTGGATGCGGCGGAGCGGAACATCCCGGTGCTCGGGGTGTGCTTCGGCCACCAGCTGCTGGCGCACGCCTACGGAGGGTGCGTGGTGCGCAACCCCCTGGGCCGGGAGATCGGCACCGTCCAGGTGGAGCTGACGCCCTCGGGCCAGGCGGATCCGCTCTTCCAGGGGATGCCCTCCAGCGTCGCCGTGCAGGCCACCCACGAGGACATCGTCCCCGAACCGCCCGAGGGCACGGTGGTGCTCGCGGGCAACGCCAACACGGCCGTCCAGGCGCTGGCCTTCCGGCCGTGCTCTCGCGGTGTGCAGTTCCATCCGGAAGTCCAGCCGGACGCGATGCGAGCGCTCATCCAGGCCCGGGCCGAGCGGCTGGAGGCGGAGGCCACCGCGCGCGGCGTGCCTCCCGGAGAGCGGGTGCCCCGGCTGCTCGCGGGCATCACTCCGACGCCCTACGGTCGGCAGATCCTGGTCAACTTCCTCGAGTACTTCACCTGA
- a CDS encoding aldehyde dehydrogenase family protein, whose protein sequence is MTDARSLAPQLPALKLLIDGQPVDPVEGGALPVMNPATGQKICDVPSATGADVDKAVKAARRAFESGPWSKMNPSERGKLIRKLSELLWQRREEFALVESMNNGKTFREAIRGDVSPGAATLAYFSDWTNKITGEVLPVDGPFLTYCLKEPVGVVGAIVPWNYPTCLLCWKLGPALAAGCTVVVKPSELTPLTALKLGALALEAGFPPGVLNVVTGYGDPTGEALARHPDVDKISFTGSGRTARRLLQASAGSNLKKLTLELGGKSPQIVLPDADFDTAIEACFWGIFGNKGEICNAGSRVLVHEKAYDAFVGRLAERAQKMRVGDPLDPETEMGSQISPKQLETILSYIDSGKKQGAKLLAGGERDTQGAKAKGHFVKPTIFGDVQPEMKIAQEEIFGPVLSCIRFRDEAHALDIANGTSYGLAASIWTRDVAKAHAMARKVKSGVVWINCFNEFDDAAPFGGYKESGWGRDLSHHALEGYLQYKAVWTKLPTGL, encoded by the coding sequence ATGACCGACGCTCGCTCGCTCGCTCCTCAACTTCCCGCCCTGAAGCTGCTCATCGATGGGCAGCCTGTGGACCCCGTGGAAGGGGGAGCCCTTCCGGTGATGAACCCTGCCACCGGGCAGAAGATCTGCGACGTGCCGTCCGCCACTGGCGCGGATGTGGACAAGGCGGTGAAGGCCGCGCGCCGGGCTTTCGAGTCCGGGCCCTGGAGCAAGATGAACCCCAGCGAGCGCGGCAAGCTCATCCGCAAGCTCTCGGAGCTCTTGTGGCAGCGCCGAGAGGAGTTCGCGCTCGTCGAGTCGATGAACAACGGCAAGACGTTCCGTGAGGCCATCCGCGGGGATGTGTCTCCGGGCGCCGCCACGCTGGCCTACTTCTCCGACTGGACGAACAAGATCACCGGCGAGGTGCTTCCGGTGGACGGGCCCTTCCTCACCTACTGCCTCAAGGAGCCAGTGGGCGTGGTGGGCGCCATCGTCCCGTGGAACTACCCCACGTGCCTGCTGTGCTGGAAGCTGGGGCCGGCGCTGGCGGCGGGGTGCACCGTGGTGGTGAAGCCCTCGGAGCTCACGCCGCTCACCGCGCTCAAGCTGGGCGCGCTCGCCCTGGAGGCCGGCTTTCCGCCCGGCGTGCTCAACGTGGTGACGGGCTATGGCGATCCGACGGGCGAGGCGCTCGCGCGGCACCCGGACGTGGACAAGATCTCCTTCACGGGCTCCGGGCGCACCGCGCGCCGGCTGCTGCAGGCCTCGGCGGGCAGCAACCTCAAGAAGCTGACGCTGGAGCTGGGCGGAAAGAGCCCGCAGATCGTCCTCCCGGATGCGGACTTCGACACGGCCATCGAGGCGTGCTTCTGGGGCATCTTCGGCAACAAGGGGGAGATCTGCAACGCGGGCAGCCGCGTGCTCGTCCACGAGAAGGCCTATGACGCGTTCGTGGGCCGGCTGGCCGAGCGCGCGCAGAAGATGCGCGTGGGCGATCCGCTGGATCCCGAGACGGAGATGGGCTCGCAGATCAGCCCGAAGCAGCTGGAGACGATCCTCAGCTACATCGACAGCGGCAAGAAGCAGGGCGCGAAGCTGCTGGCGGGCGGCGAGCGGGACACACAGGGCGCCAAGGCGAAGGGCCACTTCGTCAAGCCGACCATCTTCGGCGACGTGCAGCCGGAGATGAAGATCGCCCAGGAAGAGATCTTCGGCCCGGTGCTCAGCTGCATCCGGTTCCGCGACGAGGCGCACGCGCTCGATATCGCCAACGGCACCAGCTACGGCCTGGCGGCATCGATCTGGACGCGCGACGTGGCGAAGGCGCACGCGATGGCGCGCAAGGTGAAGAGTGGCGTGGTGTGGATCAACTGCTTCAACGAGTTCGATGATGCGGCGCCGTTCGGTGGCTACAAGGAGTCCGGCTGGGGCCGGGACCTGTCCCATCACGCCCTGGAGGGTTACCTCCAGTACAAGGCGGTGTGGACGAAGCTGCCGACGGGCCTCTGA
- a CDS encoding glutamine synthetase family protein — protein sequence MAIRPKAKVISHPAMARRARSKEKSDNVRQLHREPGGVDFLRKWFEEKGVRKVKVGAVDIDGVWRGKYISTEKFFSAAKGGLGFCDVVFGWDLADELLDNTQVTGWHTGYPDAQARVDISSGRIIPWEPDTAAFLLDFVNPDGTPFGPSPRQLLQKIGRRARDLGYLPKFGAEYEFFIFKETPHSLKEKGFQELTPLTPGMFGYSWLRTSMNSALVHSLIDGCNAFGVDIEGFHTETGPGVFEAAIRYDELEKSADKAVLFKTVVKEICARHGLTACFMAKVNAKLPGCSGHVHQSLWNLKGDRNTFHDESSPDGMSQTMRHYIGGQVELMPELTALYWPTVNSYKRSVENTWAPTTATWGRENRTTAIRVIGDSPKSMRLEYRQLAADMNAYIGMAVSLAAGLWGIENEVEPPPVCAGNGYEANARPLPRNLKEAVELLERSERARALLGEDFVDHYVRTRKWEVRQYERAVTNWELERYMELI from the coding sequence ATGGCAATCCGTCCCAAGGCGAAGGTCATCTCCCATCCCGCGATGGCGCGGCGCGCCCGCTCGAAGGAGAAGAGCGACAACGTGCGCCAGCTCCACCGCGAGCCCGGCGGCGTGGACTTCCTGCGCAAGTGGTTCGAGGAGAAGGGCGTCCGCAAGGTGAAGGTGGGCGCGGTGGACATCGACGGGGTGTGGCGCGGCAAGTACATCTCCACGGAGAAGTTCTTCTCTGCGGCCAAGGGCGGACTGGGCTTCTGTGACGTCGTCTTCGGGTGGGACCTGGCCGACGAGCTGCTCGACAACACCCAGGTGACGGGTTGGCACACGGGCTATCCGGACGCGCAGGCGCGGGTGGACATCTCCTCCGGGCGCATCATCCCTTGGGAGCCGGATACGGCGGCCTTCCTGCTGGACTTCGTGAACCCGGACGGCACTCCCTTTGGCCCCAGCCCGCGGCAGCTGCTGCAGAAGATCGGCCGGCGCGCGAGGGACCTGGGATACCTGCCGAAGTTCGGCGCCGAGTATGAGTTCTTCATCTTCAAGGAGACGCCGCACTCGCTGAAGGAGAAGGGGTTCCAGGAGCTGACGCCGCTGACGCCGGGGATGTTCGGCTACTCGTGGCTGCGCACGTCGATGAACTCGGCGCTGGTGCACTCGCTCATCGACGGGTGCAACGCCTTCGGGGTGGACATCGAGGGCTTCCACACGGAGACGGGGCCGGGCGTCTTCGAGGCGGCCATCCGCTACGACGAGCTGGAGAAGTCCGCGGACAAGGCGGTGCTCTTCAAGACGGTGGTGAAGGAGATCTGCGCGCGGCACGGGCTGACGGCGTGCTTCATGGCGAAGGTGAACGCGAAGCTGCCGGGGTGCTCGGGGCATGTGCACCAGTCGCTGTGGAACCTGAAGGGCGACCGAAACACCTTCCATGACGAGTCCTCGCCGGACGGCATGAGCCAGACGATGCGGCACTACATCGGCGGGCAGGTGGAGCTGATGCCGGAGCTGACGGCGCTCTACTGGCCCACGGTGAACAGCTACAAGCGCAGCGTGGAGAACACGTGGGCGCCCACCACGGCGACGTGGGGCCGGGAGAACCGCACCACGGCCATCCGCGTCATCGGCGACAGCCCCAAGTCCATGCGCCTGGAGTACCGGCAGCTGGCCGCGGACATGAACGCGTACATCGGCATGGCGGTGAGCCTGGCCGCGGGCCTGTGGGGCATCGAGAACGAGGTGGAGCCGCCGCCCGTGTGCGCGGGCAACGGCTACGAGGCCAACGCCCGGCCGCTGCCTCGCAACCTCAAGGAGGCGGTGGAGCTGCTCGAGCGCTCCGAGCGCGCCCGGGCGCTGCTCGGGGAGGACTTCGTGGACCACTACGTGCGTACGCGCAAGTGGGAGGTCCGCCAGTACGAGCGTGCCGTCACCAACTGGGAGCTCGAGCGGTACATGGAGCTCATCTGA
- a CDS encoding iron-containing alcohol dehydrogenase yields the protein MHPFDMPTEARVTEMAWPTKIVFGVGALKRLPAQVARLKMKRPLVVTDAGVVKVGLAQRVFDVLKDAGVDYAVFDRVEPNPTEKDVFAGLEAYRSHGCDGIIALGGGSPLDAAKLVQLLTTHEPPLSRYDDAKGGDQYVRDDLPPLIAIPTTAGTGSEVSRSGVATLEDTGRKTVIFSPFLLPKAAICDPELTVGLPPGVTAATGMDAFTHCLEAYLANGFHPLADAVAIDGIIRVGRSLVTAVKEGSNLSARSDMMVAAMEGAMAFQKGLGACHALAHALTPISGVHHGLANAIVLPVVMEFNRPMTTARLARVAVSLGEFANMREDVLAGHAIDRVRKLNAAIGIPARLRDVGVQEKDLERIAAKAFEDASHLSNPRKCSESDLLMMVREAF from the coding sequence ATGCATCCGTTCGATATGCCGACTGAAGCGCGCGTCACCGAGATGGCCTGGCCCACGAAGATCGTCTTCGGCGTGGGTGCCCTGAAGCGTCTGCCCGCCCAGGTGGCGCGGCTGAAGATGAAGCGTCCGCTGGTGGTGACCGACGCGGGCGTGGTGAAGGTGGGGCTGGCCCAGCGCGTGTTCGACGTGCTGAAGGACGCCGGCGTGGACTACGCGGTGTTCGACCGCGTGGAGCCCAACCCCACCGAGAAGGATGTCTTCGCCGGCCTGGAGGCGTATCGCAGCCACGGTTGCGACGGCATCATCGCGCTGGGCGGTGGCAGCCCGCTGGACGCGGCCAAGCTGGTGCAGTTGCTCACCACTCACGAGCCGCCTCTGTCGCGCTACGACGATGCCAAGGGTGGCGACCAGTACGTGCGGGATGATCTGCCGCCGCTGATCGCGATTCCGACCACGGCGGGTACCGGCTCGGAGGTGAGCCGCTCAGGCGTGGCGACGCTGGAGGACACGGGCCGCAAGACGGTCATCTTCAGCCCGTTCCTGCTGCCCAAGGCGGCCATCTGCGATCCAGAGCTGACGGTGGGGCTGCCGCCCGGGGTGACGGCTGCCACCGGCATGGATGCCTTCACGCACTGCCTGGAGGCGTACCTGGCCAACGGGTTCCACCCGCTGGCGGACGCGGTGGCCATCGACGGCATCATCCGCGTGGGGCGCTCGCTGGTGACGGCGGTGAAGGAGGGCAGCAACCTCTCGGCGCGCTCGGACATGATGGTGGCCGCGATGGAGGGCGCCATGGCCTTCCAGAAGGGCCTGGGCGCCTGCCACGCGCTGGCGCATGCGCTGACGCCCATCTCCGGCGTCCACCACGGCCTGGCCAACGCCATCGTCCTGCCAGTGGTGATGGAGTTCAACCGGCCGATGACGACGGCGCGGCTGGCGCGCGTGGCGGTGTCTCTGGGCGAGTTCGCCAACATGCGCGAGGACGTGCTGGCTGGCCACGCCATCGATCGGGTGCGCAAGCTGAACGCGGCCATAGGCATCCCCGCGCGGCTGCGGGACGTAGGCGTACAGGAGAAGGACCTGGAGCGCATCGCCGCCAAGGCCTTCGAGGACGCCTCGCACCTGTCCAACCCGCGCAAGTGCTCGGAGTCGGACCTGCTCATGATGGTCCGCGAGGCGTTCTGA